A genomic stretch from Candidatus Nitrotoga arctica includes:
- the bcsG gene encoding cellulose biosynthesis protein BcsG, with translation MGYWSIYFIAKLGLFYSGFIGFHWLPNLAFAMVLVLPLASVRHRLIRAMLAIPAGLALLYHDSWLPPISRVLSQKEALTGFNSDYLLELLGRFVNIWVIAVLGLLLVVYLLLRRRLRFATLAFLGILSAPFASLQGGNAISIVSPHPTLADGSATVLSKQEPTAQLEAFYAAEQGKRVSFPSIADSAAPFDVVFLHVCSLSWDDMDYVGESNSTLLNHFDVVFRRFNTAASYSGPGALRLFRSNCGQLSHRKLYEADASQCNLFRNFEAAGFEVRGLLNHDGHFDQFAGMVQEPSGIGVKLDDNRFAPVVMRSFDDTPIYEDFPLLSEWWVRQPPSVRPRALYYNTIALHDGNRVSGVKSRSSLETFKPRLDKLMSDFDRFITFLEGKGRPVVVILVPEHGAALRGDKVQISGMREIPNPKITLVPAAIKLVGFKGKSGDAPHQPLQVDKSVSYFAISTLLADFIADSPFAGTGGKPLAERVQNLPGTPFVSENEDIVVIGRDNGYLMRSEGTWIDYQPGL, from the coding sequence ATGGGTTACTGGAGTATTTATTTTATTGCTAAGTTGGGCCTGTTTTATAGCGGGTTTATTGGCTTTCACTGGCTTCCTAATCTGGCCTTCGCCATGGTACTTGTGCTGCCCCTGGCGTCTGTTCGGCATCGCCTGATTCGTGCGATGCTGGCCATTCCAGCGGGGCTGGCCTTGCTGTATCATGATTCCTGGTTGCCACCAATTTCGCGCGTGCTTTCCCAGAAGGAAGCTCTGACAGGGTTCAATAGCGATTATTTGCTTGAACTCTTGGGCCGCTTTGTGAATATCTGGGTGATTGCTGTTCTGGGTCTCCTGCTGGTAGTTTATCTGCTGCTGCGTCGCCGTCTGCGTTTTGCCACTCTGGCTTTTCTTGGCATCCTGAGCGCGCCCTTTGCTAGTCTGCAGGGTGGCAATGCCATCTCGATTGTTTCTCCTCACCCGACGTTAGCGGATGGAAGCGCCACGGTTTTGTCTAAGCAGGAGCCGACGGCCCAGTTGGAAGCCTTTTACGCCGCCGAACAGGGCAAACGGGTGAGCTTCCCATCTATTGCAGATTCTGCTGCGCCCTTTGATGTGGTGTTCCTGCATGTCTGCTCTCTGTCATGGGACGATATGGACTATGTGGGCGAAAGCAACTCGACCCTGTTAAATCATTTTGACGTAGTGTTTCGTCGTTTTAATACTGCCGCCAGCTACAGCGGCCCAGGTGCGTTACGTCTGTTTCGCAGTAATTGCGGTCAGCTTTCGCACCGCAAGCTGTATGAAGCGGATGCGTCCCAATGCAACCTTTTCCGTAATTTTGAGGCTGCCGGCTTCGAAGTGCGGGGCCTGCTTAACCATGATGGACATTTCGACCAGTTTGCAGGTATGGTACAAGAGCCGTCTGGTATCGGGGTAAAACTGGATGACAATCGCTTCGCACCCGTAGTGATGCGCAGTTTTGATGATACCCCTATTTATGAGGATTTCCCGCTACTCTCGGAGTGGTGGGTACGCCAGCCGCCATCAGTTCGGCCCCGAGCCTTGTACTACAACACCATTGCCTTGCATGATGGAAACCGTGTTTCTGGGGTTAAGTCACGCTCTAGTCTGGAAACTTTCAAACCGCGACTGGATAAATTGATGTCAGATTTTGATCGTTTTATTACTTTCCTAGAGGGCAAAGGAAGGCCGGTGGTGGTGATTTTAGTGCCGGAACACGGTGCTGCTTTGCGGGGAGATAAGGTGCAGATATCCGGTATGCGTGAAATTCCTAATCCCAAGATCACACTGGTGCCCGCCGCCATCAAACTGGTAGGCTTCAAGGGTAAGTCCGGGGATGCGCCACATCAACCCTTACAGGTGGATAAGTCGGTGAGTTACTTTGCGATTAGCACACTTCTTGCCGACTTTATCGCGGATAGTCCCTTTGCCGGAACTGGTGGCAAACCTCTGGCGGAACGGGTACAAAATCTGCCGGGTACACCTTTCGTGAGCGAAAACGAGGATATCGTTGTCATTGGACGTGACAACGGGTACCTGATGCGCTCTGAGGGCACATGGATCGATTATCAGCCTGGGTTGTGA
- a CDS encoding cellulose synthase subunit BcsC-related outer membrane protein → MQLRLIPLTFALTLAGLLSVPALARSENSASADLLRSAHMWEAKDRPDLARVMLEKLLTIESNPEVLFMLGSIELRTGNIKLAGEYLRRLEQRYPQHAKTLGLHSLYRVNTTEKQILANARLMARAGNTKEAAKIMRRLFPEAPPPGELGLEYYQLVSSTAADQQTAKSALDKLYRETGEARYRLAWLRLQSNQRSKQEILQGYESLAAAPDVNRQKLRENWWAAIKRLAAAPATLPWIRRYLKEFPNDQNAIEYLAELQQLHEKALRIANDPAVRARQTGIAFLEHDQLEAAQRELQNSLSKRPKDPQVLGSMGLLRLRQGHHEEAKSWFQRAAKAEPGSNKWSGLIRTATFWGQMKRADELLEAGKLAEAQQFARQALSIEPNNADGLALLGNILARSQNLSGAESLYREALKRDASNTSAMRGLLALLSRSERRDEAQALIAEFRQNNPKEANRFNESQASLLRDEAEAFISAHRPSHALLALETAVQLAPRDAWIRHDLANLYESLGLQILSRRVMAEGIALVPNDSGMNYAYALVLTTQEREIEALQRLVRIPPSARSSAMNELETRTWIKLRIRQATKLQADGRRDEATRVLLLAERHATDNNPNSIEQVSEGWFSLEQPARGLALMKRHLIDAKSATASSQLYYASLLNRAKQDDTLSIFLPELQQRPDWNDGQRETILAIETDLAARQIEHLLQRGEAAQARTIAARAAVSGRTGDLSTLKAQARLLLEANDWKAALLILQAILDKYPDDLESRLNLAQAHVQAGEKQAAQGVIDQLLPRLRENDVDTKLSITRLETRLGNMDRAKKIVTELLTSNPDNPDVLIQAGRIERSDQRYPAALAYFRQALILERRAPGTATTAESVPLLDLDPKHPMIGLAPQSGYALGYPNAVKNTDTADNQKSTPELEKTALIHRLTRAEEEITRIEARRDPRIEIGFEKLSRNSSNGTSTYHGTETPMVGWWPVGYDGHGFVHVDRVSVNAGELTQDDAPLFGKLGVRPSSLPPPFAQKVDGTSVGVGYEGDALRWDLGVIGIGFPVQNMVGGIRKGWEANKVDYALEIFRRPQTNSLLSYAGARDPATGEIWGGIAYTGVGGRLAHTFGQFNTFASAEYGLLRGKNVLNNNRLALRIGIDKDMLRREDKWVNLGLTLTHWRYKENESFYTFGHGGYYSPQSYTSVNLPVEWAGRSGKLSYLVRGSTSFAWTNEKRMPYYPTDSALQSDAVHSGNSIDPGFYPGGDGGGKGYSLRLATEYQVTPHLAIGGYYNMDRTAFYTPNLTFIYLRYLFKAHSEPVRFPPITARPYSRF, encoded by the coding sequence ATGCAGCTCCGCCTCATCCCGCTTACCTTCGCACTGACTCTGGCTGGGTTGCTAAGTGTTCCAGCTCTTGCCCGTTCAGAAAATAGCGCTAGTGCCGACCTGCTGCGCAGCGCTCACATGTGGGAAGCCAAGGATCGCCCGGATTTGGCACGTGTCATGCTGGAAAAATTACTGACCATCGAATCCAATCCAGAAGTGCTGTTTATGCTGGGAAGCATTGAGCTACGCACAGGAAATATAAAACTTGCCGGTGAATATTTACGTCGCCTGGAACAGCGTTATCCTCAACACGCCAAGACTCTGGGTCTGCACAGCCTATATCGGGTTAACACCACTGAGAAGCAGATTCTGGCAAACGCACGTCTGATGGCCAGAGCCGGCAACACCAAAGAAGCTGCCAAAATCATGCGCCGATTATTTCCGGAAGCCCCCCCTCCAGGTGAACTCGGGCTCGAATATTACCAACTCGTGAGTAGCACTGCCGCAGATCAGCAAACAGCAAAATCCGCTCTCGACAAACTTTACCGGGAAACAGGAGAAGCACGCTACCGCCTTGCCTGGCTTAGGCTGCAGAGTAATCAACGCAGCAAACAGGAAATCCTGCAAGGTTATGAATCCCTGGCCGCTGCGCCCGACGTTAACCGACAAAAATTACGCGAAAACTGGTGGGCTGCCATAAAGCGTCTCGCGGCAGCACCGGCAACCTTACCCTGGATCCGCCGCTATCTGAAAGAATTTCCGAATGACCAGAATGCCATCGAATATCTGGCAGAATTACAACAATTGCATGAGAAAGCGTTGCGCATCGCCAACGACCCTGCGGTACGTGCCCGTCAGACTGGGATCGCTTTTCTGGAACACGACCAGCTGGAAGCTGCCCAGCGTGAGCTGCAAAACTCGCTATCAAAGCGCCCCAAAGATCCCCAAGTGCTGGGTAGCATGGGCTTGCTTCGCTTACGCCAAGGACATCACGAAGAGGCTAAGAGCTGGTTTCAGCGTGCGGCCAAGGCTGAACCAGGTAGCAACAAATGGTCTGGTCTGATCCGCACTGCAACTTTCTGGGGACAAATGAAACGGGCCGATGAGCTACTCGAAGCCGGAAAGCTGGCTGAAGCGCAACAATTTGCACGACAAGCACTGAGTATCGAGCCGAACAATGCTGATGGACTTGCCCTGCTGGGCAATATTCTCGCCCGGAGCCAGAATCTGTCCGGTGCCGAATCACTCTACCGTGAGGCACTCAAACGGGATGCGAGCAATACTTCGGCTATGCGCGGCCTACTTGCGCTGCTCTCCCGTAGCGAACGTCGCGATGAAGCCCAAGCGTTGATCGCCGAATTCCGCCAGAACAACCCCAAGGAAGCCAATCGATTCAACGAAAGCCAAGCCAGCCTGCTACGTGATGAAGCCGAGGCATTCATCAGCGCTCACCGCCCCAGCCACGCCCTGCTGGCATTGGAAACCGCTGTACAACTCGCCCCTCGTGATGCCTGGATTCGCCATGATCTGGCAAATTTGTATGAGAGTTTGGGCTTGCAGATCCTCAGTCGCCGTGTCATGGCAGAGGGTATTGCGCTGGTTCCGAACGATTCCGGCATGAACTATGCCTATGCTTTGGTACTGACTACCCAGGAGCGGGAAATAGAAGCACTGCAGCGCTTGGTCCGTATTCCCCCGTCAGCACGTTCCAGCGCCATGAATGAACTTGAAACACGCACTTGGATCAAGTTGCGCATTCGTCAGGCCACAAAGCTCCAAGCTGACGGCAGGAGAGACGAAGCGACCCGAGTGCTGCTCCTTGCCGAACGACATGCCACAGACAACAATCCGAATTCGATCGAACAAGTGTCAGAAGGCTGGTTTAGCCTAGAGCAACCGGCCCGCGGCCTCGCCCTTATGAAACGGCACCTGATTGACGCGAAATCAGCAACAGCCAGCAGCCAGCTTTATTACGCCTCGTTGCTCAATCGGGCCAAACAAGATGACACACTGAGCATTTTCCTGCCTGAGTTACAGCAACGCCCCGACTGGAATGACGGGCAACGGGAAACCATTCTGGCAATTGAAACTGACCTTGCTGCCCGGCAAATCGAACATCTGTTGCAGCGTGGCGAAGCAGCTCAAGCTCGGACTATCGCTGCCCGGGCGGCTGTTTCTGGGCGAACAGGCGACCTTTCAACCCTGAAAGCCCAAGCTCGCCTGCTGCTGGAGGCTAATGACTGGAAAGCCGCCCTGCTGATCTTGCAGGCGATACTGGACAAATATCCGGACGACTTGGAGTCACGTCTAAATCTCGCGCAAGCTCACGTCCAGGCAGGAGAAAAGCAGGCTGCTCAGGGGGTGATCGATCAACTGCTGCCTCGTTTGCGTGAGAATGATGTAGATACCAAATTGTCCATTACCCGGCTGGAAACTCGCCTTGGAAATATGGATCGAGCTAAAAAGATAGTTACGGAACTCCTCACCAGCAACCCTGACAATCCAGATGTTCTGATTCAGGCAGGTCGTATCGAACGCAGTGACCAAAGATACCCTGCTGCCTTGGCTTATTTCCGCCAAGCACTGATCTTGGAGAGGCGCGCTCCAGGCACGGCAACAACCGCCGAATCAGTGCCTCTACTCGATCTGGATCCCAAGCATCCAATGATCGGCCTAGCACCGCAATCGGGTTACGCCTTAGGATATCCCAATGCAGTTAAGAATACAGATACCGCTGACAACCAAAAATCTACACCAGAGCTAGAAAAAACAGCTTTAATTCACCGCCTCACCAGAGCAGAGGAGGAAATTACTCGTATTGAGGCCAGGCGAGATCCCCGCATTGAAATAGGGTTCGAAAAGCTCAGCAGGAACTCTTCAAACGGTACATCCACCTATCACGGAACGGAGACCCCAATGGTCGGGTGGTGGCCGGTGGGCTATGATGGGCACGGTTTTGTCCACGTGGATCGGGTCAGTGTCAATGCAGGCGAGCTCACCCAAGACGATGCACCTCTCTTCGGTAAGCTGGGTGTAAGGCCTTCCTCTCTTCCTCCTCCATTTGCGCAGAAAGTAGATGGCACCTCGGTAGGTGTGGGCTATGAAGGTGATGCATTACGCTGGGATTTGGGCGTGATCGGTATCGGTTTCCCGGTCCAGAATATGGTTGGGGGGATTCGCAAAGGCTGGGAAGCAAACAAAGTAGACTACGCCCTTGAAATTTTCCGCCGCCCTCAAACTAACAGCCTGCTTTCCTATGCCGGCGCGCGCGACCCAGCTACAGGTGAAATATGGGGGGGTATCGCCTATACCGGGGTGGGCGGTCGGCTTGCTCACACTTTTGGTCAATTTAATACCTTCGCTAGCGCCGAATATGGCCTATTGCGGGGCAAGAATGTTCTCAATAACAATCGTCTTGCCCTGCGCATCGGCATAGACAAGGACATGCTGCGCCGGGAAGACAAGTGGGTCAATCTGGGACTAACCCTGACCCACTGGCGCTACAAGGAAAACGAATCTTTCTACACTTTTGGTCATGGCGGTTACTATAGCCCACAAAGCTACACTTCAGTGAACCTGCCGGTAGAGTGGGCAGGCCGTAGCGGGAAGCTTTCTTATCTGGTGCGAGGTTCAACCTCCTTCGCCTGGACCAATGAAAAACGTATGCCTTATTACCCGACAGACAGCGCTTTGCAAAGCGATGCTGTCCATAGTGGCAATAGCATTGACCCTGGGTTTTACCCCGGGGGGGATGGCGGTGGAAAAGGCTATTCCCTACGGTTGGCAACCGAATATCAGGTCACGCCTCATCTGGCCATTGGTGGATATTACAACATGGATCGCACAGCTTTCTATACTCCAAACTTAACTTTCATATATCTGCGCTACCTGTTTAAGGCTCATTCAGAACCAGTGCGCTTCCCGCCGATAACGGCTAGGCCTTACTCCCGCTTCTGA
- the bcsZ gene encoding cellulose synthase complex periplasmic endoglucanase BcsZ: MKYLFLDTVRKSGILLCRRYQILATLFFCLGTAQAVTVEPTCQTDWPAWQSFKSGFINEGGRVVDGSTPRKQTVSEGQAYALFFALVANDRKTFDKILQWTENNLANGDLTSHLPAWLWGRRDDGSWGVLDSNPASDADLWIVYALGEAGRLWGERRFVALSSLLASRILREETADLPGLGPTLLPAPRGFQTGVKTWRLNPSYLPMQLMDWLSSRSPDSTWQRISESSQRILLESAPNGFSPDWTVYQDSKGFRIDSGGKEKGTGGYNAIRVYLWAGMLAPEASARPRLLAAFSPMASFITRHGYPPESVNIITGEANGPGPSGFSAALLPFLAAQKDNAALQGQHDRLTARPPRPDAYYEQALSLFAHGWMDGRYYFTTNGSLLPSWQKPCSSASSRLPSH, encoded by the coding sequence ATGAAATATTTATTCTTGGATACCGTGCGCAAGTCGGGCATTTTGCTGTGCCGGAGATACCAAATTCTCGCTACGCTCTTCTTCTGCTTGGGCACTGCGCAGGCAGTAACAGTCGAACCCACTTGCCAGACAGACTGGCCTGCTTGGCAAAGCTTCAAGTCAGGATTCATCAACGAGGGCGGACGAGTAGTGGATGGCAGCACCCCTCGTAAGCAGACCGTGTCAGAAGGACAGGCCTATGCGCTGTTTTTCGCCTTGGTAGCCAACGATCGCAAAACCTTCGACAAGATCCTGCAATGGACCGAAAACAACCTGGCAAATGGCGATCTCACCAGCCATCTGCCCGCGTGGCTATGGGGTCGCAGAGATGATGGCAGTTGGGGTGTGCTGGACAGCAATCCGGCATCGGATGCCGATCTGTGGATAGTCTATGCATTGGGCGAAGCTGGCCGGCTCTGGGGCGAACGCCGCTTCGTTGCACTTTCATCACTGTTGGCCAGCCGTATCTTGCGCGAGGAAACCGCAGACCTGCCTGGCTTAGGCCCCACTCTGCTGCCTGCACCGCGCGGCTTCCAGACGGGAGTGAAAACTTGGCGCCTCAATCCCAGCTACCTGCCCATGCAGCTAATGGACTGGCTAAGCAGCCGGAGTCCTGATTCCACTTGGCAGCGAATCTCGGAATCCTCCCAGCGGATCCTCTTGGAATCGGCCCCGAATGGATTCTCGCCTGACTGGACGGTCTATCAGGACAGCAAGGGATTCCGAATAGATAGTGGGGGAAAAGAAAAAGGCACAGGCGGCTATAACGCCATCCGGGTTTATCTGTGGGCCGGCATGCTTGCACCCGAGGCTTCTGCCCGGCCACGACTTCTTGCTGCTTTTTCCCCCATGGCCAGCTTTATCACGCGCCATGGCTACCCGCCAGAGTCTGTCAATATAATCACGGGTGAAGCCAATGGCCCAGGGCCATCAGGATTTTCCGCCGCACTACTACCCTTCCTGGCCGCCCAGAAAGATAACGCTGCTCTGCAGGGACAACACGATCGTCTGACGGCTCGCCCACCGCGGCCGGATGCCTACTATGAACAGGCGCTTTCCCTCTTTGCCCATGGCTGGATGGATGGGCGCTACTACTTCACGACAAATGGCAGCCTGCTGCCCTCTTGGCAAAAACCATGCAGCTCCGCCTCATCCCGCTTACCTTCGCACTGA
- the bcsB gene encoding cellulose biosynthesis cyclic di-GMP-binding regulatory protein BcsB, producing the protein MKVSVIANLNQYFVLFAGLCLSFSSLSWAVQTNAPPLLPKSEVATIPSRQSVLTMKDIGASRPIELRGVDGNAYLSLGVRLDEIVTKARLHLNYTLSPALLPNLSHLKVYLNDEVMATLPVTKESLAGPQKLDLDLDPRFFTDFNKLHLQFIGHYTNDCEFPLHSSLWANISNMSTLEINFQSIALRNDLALLPAPFFDQRDNRLLNLPFVFATEPSLNSLRAAGGIASWFGALASYRGARFPAYLNRLPERYGVVFATNDERPEFLAKYPKVNAPTISLMQHPENPTGKLLLILGRNAADLQLAADALVLGKAAMTGTSIAIKTLEYPPRRVAYDAPNWLQSGRPIPLGQLVNSPADLQRQGQPLEPILINARLPADLFTWEVKGVPIDLKYRYTPPAEQGDANLRIEINDQFIEAIPLLSSTGTREKNHLMLPILDDGSLREQSGVVIPAFHLGSNNQLQFSFSIPFSDNGRCKSSPQGNMRAAIDPDSTLDLSHLYHYAAMPNLAFFANSGFPFTKYADLAETAIVIPDQPNTFDMEAMFALLGHMGRSTGVPALHFKLIQTKSVQDAKNLDLLVIASGANKDLLASWGKSLPALLEEGSRTFTPLGKAMDMAYEWFGLSDNKTSKSGEGTILLGSGPLAAIIGFESPLSPSRSVVAFTSNTPTALTSALDALNDGGKVQYIRGDLALMRGESVESFRVNNVYYVGELPWWRWIWFHLHHHPLFLTAIGVAIGLFVALLAFGALHNLATKRLGQHKK; encoded by the coding sequence ATGAAAGTTTCTGTGATTGCCAACCTCAATCAATATTTCGTACTGTTCGCAGGTCTTTGTTTAAGCTTTTCATCTCTTTCATGGGCCGTTCAAACAAATGCACCACCTCTCTTACCAAAGTCAGAAGTCGCAACAATTCCCAGCCGCCAGTCTGTATTAACCATGAAGGACATTGGCGCCTCCCGGCCAATCGAGTTGAGGGGCGTGGACGGTAACGCCTATCTTTCTTTGGGCGTGCGGCTGGACGAGATCGTCACCAAGGCCAGGCTGCACCTAAACTACACACTATCCCCCGCATTGCTACCAAATCTATCTCATCTCAAGGTATACCTGAACGATGAAGTGATGGCCACGTTGCCAGTGACCAAGGAGAGTCTGGCTGGTCCACAAAAACTTGATCTTGATCTTGATCCCCGTTTCTTTACTGATTTTAACAAACTGCACCTGCAATTCATCGGCCATTACACCAATGATTGCGAATTTCCTCTCCACTCCAGCTTGTGGGCCAACATTAGCAACATGAGCACGCTGGAAATAAATTTTCAATCAATAGCTCTACGCAACGATCTTGCTCTGCTGCCCGCGCCCTTCTTCGATCAACGAGACAATCGCTTACTTAACCTGCCTTTTGTATTTGCCACCGAGCCCTCTCTAAATTCACTGCGAGCGGCAGGCGGTATCGCCTCCTGGTTTGGTGCTTTGGCGAGTTATCGCGGTGCCCGCTTTCCAGCCTATTTGAATCGTCTGCCAGAACGCTATGGCGTGGTTTTCGCGACCAATGACGAACGACCAGAATTTCTTGCTAAATATCCCAAGGTGAACGCACCAACCATCTCTCTGATGCAACATCCGGAAAATCCTACAGGCAAGCTACTCCTCATCCTTGGTCGTAATGCTGCCGACCTGCAGCTAGCCGCAGATGCCTTGGTTCTGGGCAAAGCTGCCATGACTGGTACTTCAATTGCCATCAAGACACTGGAATATCCACCGCGTCGTGTCGCTTACGATGCGCCTAACTGGCTGCAATCAGGCCGTCCCATACCATTGGGCCAACTCGTCAATAGTCCCGCCGACCTACAGCGTCAGGGCCAACCTCTCGAACCAATTCTCATCAACGCCCGCTTGCCCGCCGATCTATTTACTTGGGAAGTGAAGGGAGTACCGATTGACCTCAAATACCGTTACACGCCACCGGCAGAACAAGGCGATGCTAATCTGAGAATTGAAATAAACGACCAATTTATCGAAGCAATACCACTGCTGTCCAGCACAGGAACCCGAGAAAAGAATCACCTGATGCTGCCTATTCTGGATGATGGTTCCTTGCGGGAGCAAAGCGGAGTGGTGATCCCCGCTTTCCACCTGGGCAGCAATAACCAACTACAGTTTTCGTTTTCCATTCCTTTCAGTGACAACGGTCGCTGCAAATCTTCACCTCAAGGAAACATGCGCGCTGCAATCGATCCGGACTCAACTTTGGATCTGAGCCACTTATACCACTATGCCGCGATGCCAAACCTGGCATTTTTCGCTAATAGTGGATTTCCGTTCACCAAGTACGCCGACCTTGCCGAGACAGCGATCGTCATCCCCGATCAGCCTAACACCTTTGACATGGAAGCTATGTTCGCTTTACTGGGCCACATGGGCCGCTCCACCGGGGTTCCTGCCCTGCACTTCAAACTCATACAGACAAAATCAGTGCAAGATGCAAAAAATTTGGATCTGCTGGTGATTGCCAGCGGTGCTAACAAGGATCTTCTCGCGAGTTGGGGTAAATCCCTTCCGGCCCTTCTGGAAGAAGGAAGCCGCACCTTTACGCCTTTGGGCAAAGCCATGGATATGGCTTATGAATGGTTCGGACTGAGTGATAACAAAACATCCAAATCCGGAGAAGGTACCATACTTCTTGGCTCTGGACCTTTGGCCGCCATCATCGGCTTTGAATCACCGCTCAGCCCGTCACGTAGTGTCGTAGCCTTTACTTCCAATACCCCCACAGCTTTGACCTCAGCTCTTGATGCCCTGAATGATGGCGGGAAAGTTCAATACATCCGCGGTGACCTCGCTTTAATGCGTGGCGAAAGTGTCGAGAGTTTTCGCGTTAACAATGTGTATTACGTAGGCGAGTTACCGTGGTGGCGCTGGATATGGTTCCACCTGCATCACCACCCACTGTTCCTGACTGCTATCGGCGTCGCAATCGGTCTTTTTGTTGCCCTTCTTGCCTTTGGTGCTCTGCATAATCTGGCTACCAAACGACTTGGTCAGCACAAGAAATAA
- a CDS encoding universal stress protein, whose amino-acid sequence MNPQKIVIAMPTEEEFMPSISRWGHEYVWTKRETYFVNVIKKDISVSEMGVEETPDKATVEKLKQQMLDFIKNKAREMMPVLAFNKAHFEVLFAESPADRLAEYAKEINAGMIVVATRNKRGFSGLFLSSFADRLLKLSPCDVLVLRPN is encoded by the coding sequence ATGAACCCACAAAAGATAGTTATTGCTATGCCAACCGAAGAAGAATTTATGCCAAGTATTTCAAGGTGGGGGCATGAATATGTCTGGACCAAAAGAGAAACATACTTCGTTAATGTTATTAAGAAAGATATTAGCGTTAGTGAGATGGGTGTTGAGGAAACTCCTGATAAGGCAACAGTTGAAAAATTGAAACAACAAATGCTAGATTTCATTAAAAATAAAGCAAGAGAAATGATGCCTGTGCTGGCATTCAATAAAGCTCATTTTGAAGTTTTATTTGCGGAGTCTCCAGCAGATCGACTGGCTGAGTATGCCAAAGAAATTAATGCGGGTATGATTGTAGTAGCGACAAGAAATAAGAGAGGTTTTTCTGGGCTTTTTCTTAGCTCCTTTGCGGATCGCCTTTTAAAATTATCACCCTGTGATGTATTAGTTTTAAGACCAAATTAA
- a CDS encoding carbonic anhydrase family protein, whose protein sequence is MTSNTRDTQLLLTPEMALKALKDGNARFVNNLKISRNLLQQLNETSDRQCPFAVVLSCIDSRASAELIFDQGLGDLVSIRIAGNVINEDILGSMEFACKIGGAKIVVVLGHSRCGAIKGACDDVRLGNLTTLIAKLKPAVASVREPTTDRNSKNSEFVEKVAVANVHLMIANIKHRSEILREMQGNNEIAIVGGMYEIQTGSIEFYQ, encoded by the coding sequence ATGACATCTAATACCCGTGACACTCAATTATTGCTTACGCCGGAAATGGCATTAAAAGCTCTTAAAGACGGCAATGCGCGCTTCGTGAATAACCTTAAAATCAGCCGCAATCTGTTACAACAATTGAACGAAACTTCAGATAGGCAATGCCCATTCGCCGTTGTCCTGAGTTGCATCGATTCGCGCGCATCAGCTGAGCTTATTTTTGATCAGGGTTTAGGTGATCTCGTCAGCATTCGAATTGCTGGAAATGTTATTAATGAAGACATTCTTGGTAGTATGGAATTTGCTTGCAAAATTGGCGGTGCAAAAATTGTCGTTGTATTAGGTCATAGCCGTTGCGGCGCCATCAAAGGGGCGTGTGATGATGTCAGACTAGGAAATCTTACCACTCTAATCGCTAAGCTCAAGCCAGCAGTGGCAAGTGTTCGTGAGCCAACAACAGATCGGAACTCCAAGAATTCAGAGTTTGTGGAAAAAGTTGCTGTGGCTAATGTACACTTGATGATTGCTAACATTAAACACCGGAGCGAAATTCTGCGTGAAATGCAGGGCAACAACGAGATAGCTATTGTGGGCGGTATGTACGAAATCCAGACTGGAAGTATTGAGTTTTATCAATAA